GTTTGTTGACCTAATTTACAAATTATACCACTTTCATCTATGTTCATTCCTCAAGCCCTTACTTTATTTTTTGTAAGCAACCTGTCTAATGTAGCCAACCAAGATATAATTAAATACTTAGGAGTATAAATAGGGCACCGGATGACCCTACTCCAAGGCACCTTGCTAGCCTTTGGCCTTATTTCTTGCCAAACCTTACTGACTTGATATCTCTGTCCTTGCAATGGCCAACCTCTTGCTTGATTTATTAAGCACATCAATTTCTTCCAACCCCAGCTACTATTCTGAACTAAAGGCAATTGCATAACATGTCTTCCCCTTAGCATGTAAGCATTAATCCAAGCAATCCACAATGAACCAACTTGGATAAGAATgggctaaaggtgttaaattacACATGCCTGTTCCAACTGGCAAGATCTTTAAGAATCAAACCTCCTCCATTTTTCGGCTTACAAATTTGCTCCCAAGTCACTCTAGCTACTTTAACTTTTTCATTTTGTCCTTTCCATaaaaatctcatacacatttgatTCACCAACTTAATCGCTTGCTTAGGCAAAAGAAAATGCCATGCCCAATAGTTCTTAATGTGAAACCACATAGCTTGAACCAATTGAGCCTTTCCTGCACAAGGCAAAGTTTTAGCTGCCCACCCATTAACCTTCATGACAACCTTTTCTAGCAAAGGAGCACAATCTTTTACTGTCAATTTCCTCACAAGAAGCGGTACCCAGTGGTACCCCAAATATCTTACTGGTAAACAACCCAATGTAAATCCAGTATCCTGATGCACCTCCTCCAACTCAACTTGAGACAAACCAGTTGAGTAAACCTCACTCTTTAAGgattcaacttcaacccataatgtACAGAACTCCAACAATAGACTCAAGCTCTCCTTTGATAAAAATGAGAAGATCATTTGCAAAACATAAGTTCCATCTTTCGGGCCCTAGGCTGGTAATGAAATACTTGGCTAGCTGCTACTTCATCTAGTAACCTTGACAGCACATTCATAGCCCTCACAAATAAGTAAAGgcagtaaaatttttttattccacaaataactttaaaaaattattattgtgtcttttttaaatacttaattttttaatattttattatattttataggaTATTTATCGATcattaatttatttatgaaatCTAAAATTTTTTGACAgtgtagtaaatattatttttatttacgtATATATAGCTGTAATCctttaaaaaaatcaaacttgTAGTTTGAGTGTTTGAGGATAATTTTCTTTTGTTTGTATTTGtgaattattcaattttattttgaaattggaTTAATTATTACGAAACTGAGTTTGaatatttaacaaaatcaaatttaaatattttgataaaatatgTCAATTTTAATACAAATTGgaaaaattaaattcaatcaCTTAAATTTAAAgtcaattaaattcaatttaattttaaaagtcaATAATTCAGACTTAATGAACCTAAATCACCTAAACCAATCTGTGtggtttaatatatatttttacccgtaattaataataaaatattaattcaaactcaaattgaaatataaattttgttCCTTAAAAAAGAAGTTTGTAGCTAAGGTGCTAAGGATAGagatcaaatttaatttttatgccAACAACTACATAACCGTGTGCTCACTGTGCAATTGTGAGGTTGAAGTCAATCTTTAGCATCCTTATCCCCTGCCCTAATCATGTTTACTTCTTATTAATTTAACAAGTTTTAATGTATTTAAACTCTATCAAATTCGAGTTTTAAAAACTTGAACTCATCGAGTTTACTCCGAGAGTATCGGTTTGTGGTGGTGAAGGATAGGATCATAGGACACAACCGATGTGCTGACTGTTATTTGGAAAATGCAGCTATCCAATAACTCACTCGCTTAAATTTTACGCAAAAAGTAAAAGCAAAGGACAGATTTATAAGGCATTATTTGGAACTTTGCTCGAAGCAGTAGATCAGAAATTACGATTGCTAAATAGGAAAACAATGGGCAAATTCAGTAGTTTATCACCAAAACTGGGGGCTTCATAAATCTCGATGCAAATCTGTCACTTTCAATCATTTTCTCGGAAATCAAACAGAAAAATAGTAAAAAAGAAATCCACATATCCCAATTTAACCCGTCTTTGATGATTGCATGGAATTTATGACAGCAGGACACGAGAAGCACTGAAGCAATGAAGTTTAACATTCCTCTctgatgtgtatatatgtgatcatTATTATAATAATTCTAATATATAGAAAATTATCAAGAAACTGATTGCAGAGAGACTAATTTTCCAGAGTCCAAAGAGTGTAGGAACTGAGGGAATATTAGACCCAACTCTTAATAATAACAATTTTGGATATTTTCGGAGATCCATTTAGGATTTGGACAATAATGGATTTATTTTGTTTTGGGCTTTCTTTGAAATAGGAAGAAAATGTCAACGTATTCAAATCCAACCCAATTATAAAAAAGGCCCAAAGCCGAACTACTAAAAAGATTcgcaatttcttcaaaacccttCACTAAACCCCATCAGTAAAATGTTACGCCACCTCCGAACCACCGTCCGCCACCGTTCCGCCATCATCCTTTGCAACCACCACAACCACTATCACCGCTCAGCCAAGTACAACCCCCCCAAAACCGCAAATCCACCATCCCCACCGAAGCCTCCAAAAGCCCCTCAAAAACcacaaacattcactttccatgATGTCACTTGGGAAGATTCTTACCCCTGGATGTCTTCTCTCCAAGACAAAGTCGCCATGCGACATATGGACATGTATATGGAACAGGAAGAGAAGTATACTGAAGCTGTCATGTCGGACACTGAACGACTCCAAACTAAGCTCCAGTCTGAGATGGCCTCTCGCTTGAACTTTGATCTCTCTACACCTCCACTCCGTTGGGGTCCATGGTACTTCCTTCAAATTTTCCCTTTTTTGGTTAAGAAAATAGGAGCTGTCAAATGTGGTGTTTTGTAAAATCTTGGGACGATTAGACGAGCAAGTAAAACAAAAAAAGCAAATACCTGTTTTATGTTTCATAGGAgataatcttgatgcaaattcaATGTTTTCAAGTTTCTTATGTTAATGGATGTATGAGAACGATAATTGCTATATTAGTTGGAATCTGAATAAGTTTGCAGGTTGTATTATAGAAGGGTGGAAGAAGGGAAGCAATATCCAGTGCTATGTAGGAGGTTGGCAAGCTTGAACGAGGAGTTCATTTCGCATAAGTCTCCAAGTTCTGGATTTGATTTTACTTCTGGGAAGAGGATTGAACAGAAGCTGCTTGATTACAATCAAGAAGCTGAGAGATTTGGAGGTACTGCAGAAAATGTAAGATTACCCCTCTTCGTTTATTTGCTTCCGAGACTGCCTTTTGACATTACTTTCTGAATGTATATAAAGGTTATGCTTATGAAGAATTATCTGAGATATCGCCGGACCATAAGTTTCTTGCATACACCATGTATGATAAGGACAATGACTACTTCAAGTTATCTGTGAGAAATTTGAATTCTGGTGCATTATGCAGCAAGCCTCATGCAAATCGTGTTTCGAATTTGGCATGGGTCAAGGATGGGCAGGCGTTGCTCTATGTCATTACTGATGAAAATAAGAGGCCGTATAGGTGAAACTCTGCTGGCTTCATAATCAATTCACTTATCTATTCATTAATTTTTTGGTTGTCAAATGAATTTAACAGTGTTCACTTGGAAATTTGATGTTTTGTTTTAGGATATACTGTAGCATGATTGGATCAACTGATGAAGATGTTTTGCTGCTGGAAGAACAAGATGAAAATGTCTATGTAAACATAAGACACACAAAAGATTTCCATTTTGTGACAGTTAATACATTTTCTCCTACATTTTCTAAGGTAAGAATGCAAAAATGGCATGCAGTCAGCTTGGATTGTTGTAAATGATTATGCTCAAATGGTGTTAACACTTTCTTACCATATTTTAGGTCTTTCTGATAAATGCAGCTGACCCCTTTTCTGGCATGAACTTAGTTTGGGAGAGTGAAGGTATTGTTCACTGCGTTCTCGAGCATCATCAAGGATACCTTTATTTATTCACTGATGCACCCAAGGATGGCCAAATAGTTGATAGTCATTATCTTCTTCGAAGCCCTGTTGATTCTTCATCCAATCCTAGAATTTGGGAGGTTGGTGAATCTAATATGACTTCCTTCATATCTTTTTCTTTTGTCCCCTAGTTCATAAATGCACCTTTTTTCCCTTTTGCACTGAGGTGGAATGATATGTGCTCACACCCGTAGACACTTCTTGCTCTGTTAAATTCTACCCATGCTCGCTTTGTTGTTTAAGTAATCTCATGTCTTATGGACCACAGAATGTATTCATTGCTGATCAAAACTTGGTCATAGAGGATGTTGATTTCTGCAACTCGCACTTGGTTCTTATTACAAGGGAAGGTCGAAAATATGGAATCTGCTCTGTTGCTCTACCATTACCTGGTTGGAAGGTaggaaatatatatttttgtgcTTACCTCTTATACTCCATCTCCCTTCCTTTAACCCCCTTGTTACCCTTTCTCTTTATGGCATTCTTACATATACTCTCTTCCTGTCTTCTGTTTTATTGCAGCAAGCCGTTCATCTGAGAGAGCTTCAGCCTCATTTCCTTCCTCTTCCAAAACATGTTTGTAACATTTCTCCTGGGCCAAACTATGACTACTACTCCAAAACTATGCGCTTCACAATATCATCACCTGTGGTATGTAGATGACTACCTTCTGAACAGTATTTAGCTCTTAATGTAGAACGGCTATTCCCTTATCATCTCTACTTATTAGTAATTTTATAGGAGTTTGATGAATGGATCCTACATATGCATTGGTTAGAAACAAAGAAAGCTTAATGGAGCTATAAATGTCTGGTGTCAGTGATGGAAGATATGTTTCTTCTATTGTTTGTGATTTAGGttttatgttttgaatattaGTTGCTTAAACCAACTTGTTTCCTGGCTGGCTTCTAGGGATAAACATTTATTGTTATGATTTGGATTGATACTTACTTGATTTGAATACGGTCAAGCAACTGTTCATGTTTCTCCTCTAGGATGAGTAAAATATGACATTGAGTAGCTTATATGGCAGCATTTTCATTCATGATTTTAAGTAATATTGTTAGTTATGTGTCTATACTTTTTCACATCATGTTTATTACTTTATCCATGTTTATTGTCATGGTTTTCCTGCCATATATGTTAAAATTAGTCAAATTTTCATCAATATTGATATTCCTAATTTTTAATTATTGACAGATGCCTGATGCTGTGGTTGATTATGATTTATCAAATGGCAAGTGGAATATTGTTCAACagcaaaatatgcttcatgaaaGAACCCGGATTTTGTATGGTACAGCGTTGTCTTCAGCCATTGCTGAGAAGACAACAAATGTGAAATTTTCTTCTATGAATGATGTCAAATCTGAAGACGGAAACTTGTGGAATGACCTTTCTGAATTTTATGCTTGCGAACATCACGATGTCTCTTCTTATGATGGGGCTATGGTTCCTTTAACTATTGTTTACTCACGCAAAAATAGAAAGGATAACCAAAGCCCTGGATTACTTCACGGACATGGAGCTTATGGTGAAAT
This is a stretch of genomic DNA from Gossypium arboreum isolate Shixiya-1 chromosome 11, ASM2569848v2, whole genome shotgun sequence. It encodes these proteins:
- the LOC108479768 gene encoding uncharacterized protein LOC108479768, whose translation is MLRHLRTTVRHRSAIILCNHHNHYHRSAKYNPPKTANPPSPPKPPKAPQKPQTFTFHDVTWEDSYPWMSSLQDKVAMRHMDMYMEQEEKYTEAVMSDTERLQTKLQSEMASRLNFDLSTPPLRWGPWLYYRRVEEGKQYPVLCRRLASLNEEFISHKSPSSGFDFTSGKRIEQKLLDYNQEAERFGGYAYEELSEISPDHKFLAYTMYDKDNDYFKLSVRNLNSGALCSKPHANRVSNLAWVKDGQALLYVITDENKRPYRIYCSMIGSTDEDVLLLEEQDENVYVNIRHTKDFHFVTVNTFSPTFSKVFLINAADPFSGMNLVWESEGIVHCVLEHHQGYLYLFTDAPKDGQIVDSHYLLRSPVDSSSNPRIWENVFIADQNLVIEDVDFCNSHLVLITREGRKYGICSVALPLPGWKQAVHLRELQPHFLPLPKHVCNISPGPNYDYYSKTMRFTISSPVMPDAVVDYDLSNGKWNIVQQQNMLHERTRILYGTALSSAIAEKTTNVKFSSMNDVKSEDGNLWNDLSEFYACEHHDVSSYDGAMVPLTIVYSRKNRKDNQSPGLLHGHGAYGEILDKRWRSELKSLLDRGWIVAYADVRGGGGGGKKWHHDGRRTKKQNSIKDYISCAKYLVEKEIVQENKLAGWGYSVGGLLVASAINCCPDLFRAAVLKVPFLDATNTLLYPILPLTAADYEEFGYPGDIDEFHAIRKFSPYDNIQKDALYPAVLVSSSFNTRFGVWEAAKWVARVREQTIYDPKHPILLNLMIDIVEENRYLQCKESALETAFLLKTVDS